The proteins below come from a single Rhodothermia bacterium genomic window:
- a CDS encoding Do family serine endopeptidase — MKDMKRKMLMGILVAVSAFFGGMAFTAGSKFFTPNKVHASTGIATPEDLGNAFSAVAETVNPAVVQIIPTQKVKGMSNPFGNGSPFRFFFDEQGDQENNVPRSRDQFQQGLGSGFLIRENGYIVTNNHVVKDATELEVKTFDSQTYKAKVIGTDASNDLAVIKIEGNNFPTVQLGEVSNLKVGQWVVAIGSPFEQDLGNTVTAGIISAMGRNKAELTTFSNFIQTDAAINPGNSGGPLLNLQGKVIGVNSAILSRSGGFQGIGFAIPADIVRNSVDQIINKGKVSYGFLGLMPAAVPAGLARAMSLPTGGALVSSVNDDSPAQKSGLLPDDVITSLNGRKISGPDHLRSMVANMPPGTKVNMTYFRDGKERKTTVTLAERPTDTLVDANEDTTNPPSDDEEARTTLDKLGFSLENLTSDLRQRLKFNENATGVLVTEVTPLGVAYKEADLRNNFLIQFVGKNRNDMVVVKSKADFLREYKNYKSGDVIYLRGQYPGGNTTLTAFTKP; from the coding sequence CTTGTAGCGGTCTCCGCCTTCTTCGGTGGTATGGCTTTTACTGCCGGCTCCAAGTTCTTCACACCAAACAAAGTCCATGCCTCAACCGGAATTGCCACACCAGAAGACCTGGGTAATGCCTTTTCTGCAGTGGCCGAAACCGTAAATCCAGCCGTCGTCCAAATTATTCCAACCCAAAAGGTGAAAGGTATGTCCAATCCCTTTGGTAATGGAAGCCCATTTCGGTTCTTTTTCGACGAACAAGGGGATCAAGAAAACAACGTCCCTAGGTCTCGCGATCAATTCCAACAAGGTCTTGGCTCCGGATTCCTCATCCGCGAAAACGGCTACATCGTAACCAATAACCACGTTGTTAAAGATGCTACCGAATTAGAGGTTAAAACCTTTGATTCCCAAACCTATAAGGCCAAAGTCATTGGAACCGATGCAAGCAACGACCTTGCGGTCATCAAAATTGAAGGAAACAACTTTCCAACGGTTCAACTGGGTGAAGTTTCTAACCTCAAAGTAGGGCAATGGGTGGTGGCCATCGGCTCTCCGTTTGAGCAAGACTTGGGCAATACCGTTACCGCCGGAATTATTAGTGCGATGGGACGGAATAAGGCTGAACTTACCACGTTTTCTAATTTCATCCAAACCGACGCCGCCATCAATCCGGGCAATTCGGGTGGTCCTTTGCTAAACCTGCAAGGCAAAGTGATTGGTGTAAACTCTGCCATTCTCTCGCGTTCAGGTGGATTCCAAGGCATTGGGTTCGCCATTCCAGCAGACATTGTTCGCAATTCGGTGGATCAAATCATCAACAAAGGAAAGGTTAGTTACGGATTTCTCGGCCTGATGCCAGCGGCTGTTCCGGCAGGATTGGCACGGGCAATGAGCCTTCCGACGGGTGGCGCACTCGTGAGCAGTGTAAATGATGACTCCCCTGCCCAGAAATCAGGCTTACTTCCAGATGACGTCATTACATCGCTGAATGGACGAAAAATTAGCGGCCCCGACCACCTGCGCTCGATGGTTGCCAATATGCCACCCGGCACGAAGGTTAACATGACCTACTTCCGAGACGGGAAAGAACGCAAAACAACCGTGACTTTGGCCGAGCGTCCTACCGATACATTGGTAGATGCCAACGAAGATACCACAAACCCGCCAAGCGATGACGAGGAAGCCCGGACGACCTTAGACAAATTGGGATTCTCCCTCGAAAACCTCACATCGGATCTTCGTCAAAGGCTCAAATTCAACGAGAACGCGACAGGGGTCTTGGTAACAGAGGTTACACCTCTTGGTGTGGCATATAAAGAAGCCGATCTGCGGAATAATTTCCTTATCCAGTTTGTAGGAAAAAACCGTAACGATATGGTAGTCGTAAAGTCAAAAGCCGACTTTCTACGTGAATATAAGAACTACAAATCCGGAGATGTAATCTACTTAAGAGGTCAATATCCGGGCGGAAACACCACCCTCACTGCGTTCACAAAACCATAA
- a CDS encoding HNH endonuclease: MFFEKTFGEIGKGFIHVHHLNAIVEIGKEYKIYPKNDLIPVCPNCHAMIHSERTAFTVNEIKEIIKTTANTGLSLVGGQCG, translated from the coding sequence ATCTTTTTTGAAAAAACATTTGGTGAGATTGGAAAGGGCTTTATTCATGTACACCACCTTAACGCAATCGTGGAAATTGGAAAAGAATATAAAATTTATCCCAAAAACGATTTGATTCCTGTTTGCCCGAATTGCCATGCAATGATTCATTCAGAAAGAACTGCTTTTACAGTGAACGAAATAAAAGAAATAATAAAAACTACTGCTAACACAGGTTTGTCGTTAGTGGGCGGACAGTGCGGATAG
- a CDS encoding asparagine--tRNA ligase translates to MQQDFVYIRNLAQHVGNVVTLKGWLYNKRSSKGLHFLILRDGTGLAQCVVAEQEVSEEAWLAAENATQESSLSLTGLVRKDERQIGGYELVVQNATLIQQSEGYPITPKEHGIEFLMDQRHLWLRSQRPWATMRLRNNIIMSIHHFFQEQGFVQMDAPIFTGNAVEGTSTLFEVDYFEDKAYLTQSGQLYGEAMAMALGKIYTFGPTFRAEKSKTRRHLTEFWMIEPEMAFYDLAMDMDLAEGLLRRILRDAMTNCKSELEILGRDLSLLEKADANFPRIHYSDAVELLKSNKSMEMLDRELEEAFNQEKVLRAELAEIKKNYGSAKKWEKKKFDAREIEINQLLEDCAERQRNLPKWKASALAFEWGNDLGGSDETVLTKHFDTPIMVHRYPAAVKAFYMKRDPEDDRLALGVDVLAPEGYGEIIGGGERATDLQFLLDQIRAHGLPESAFTWYLDLRRFGSVPHSGFGLGLERTVCWVGGLKHVREAIPFPRLMSRLSP, encoded by the coding sequence ATGCAACAAGATTTTGTGTACATCCGAAATTTGGCCCAGCACGTTGGAAATGTCGTAACGCTAAAAGGGTGGCTCTATAACAAACGATCCTCTAAAGGCTTGCATTTTCTAATTTTACGAGACGGAACTGGATTGGCGCAGTGTGTGGTAGCGGAGCAAGAAGTGAGTGAGGAGGCGTGGTTGGCGGCTGAAAATGCAACCCAAGAAAGTTCTTTATCACTCACGGGGCTTGTTCGCAAGGACGAAAGACAAATTGGGGGCTACGAATTGGTAGTCCAAAATGCAACATTGATCCAACAATCCGAAGGCTATCCTATTACCCCAAAGGAACATGGTATTGAGTTCTTGATGGATCAACGCCACCTTTGGCTTAGAAGCCAACGCCCTTGGGCTACGATGCGCCTCCGGAACAATATTATCATGTCCATCCATCACTTTTTCCAAGAACAAGGGTTTGTGCAGATGGATGCACCTATTTTCACCGGAAATGCAGTCGAAGGAACATCAACCCTCTTTGAAGTGGATTATTTTGAGGATAAAGCCTACCTCACACAGTCTGGACAGTTGTATGGCGAGGCAATGGCGATGGCCTTGGGCAAGATTTACACCTTTGGCCCCACCTTCCGTGCCGAAAAATCCAAAACCCGACGACACCTCACCGAATTTTGGATGATTGAGCCGGAAATGGCATTCTACGACTTGGCAATGGATATGGATTTGGCCGAGGGTCTGTTACGCCGAATTTTGCGGGATGCAATGACCAATTGCAAGTCCGAGTTGGAAATCCTTGGGCGTGATCTCTCTCTCCTGGAAAAAGCAGATGCCAACTTCCCGCGCATCCATTATTCCGATGCCGTGGAATTGCTTAAAAGCAATAAGAGCATGGAAATGTTAGACCGAGAATTGGAAGAAGCCTTCAATCAGGAAAAAGTACTCCGTGCAGAACTCGCGGAGATAAAGAAAAATTATGGCTCGGCAAAAAAGTGGGAGAAAAAGAAGTTCGATGCCCGCGAAATCGAAATCAACCAATTGCTTGAAGACTGCGCAGAGCGCCAACGGAACTTGCCCAAGTGGAAAGCCTCGGCGTTAGCGTTTGAGTGGGGAAACGATTTGGGCGGAAGTGACGAAACCGTCCTTACCAAACACTTCGATACACCGATTATGGTTCACCGCTATCCCGCTGCGGTCAAGGCATTTTATATGAAGCGCGATCCAGAAGACGACCGCTTGGCGCTTGGCGTAGATGTGCTTGCACCAGAGGGATATGGCGAAATTATCGGCGGCGGTGAACGTGCTACTGATTTACAATTCCTCTTAGATCAAATTCGGGCACATGGCTTACCGGAGTCCGCCTTTACGTGGTATTTAGACCTACGGCGTTTTGGCTCCGTGCCACATAGCGGATTTGGCCTTGGTTTAGAGAGAACCGTTTGTTGGGTAGGTGGTCTGAAACACGTCCGTGAGGCAATCCCATTCCCACGCCTGATGAGCCGTCTAAGCCCTTGA
- a CDS encoding L-threonylcarbamoyladenylate synthase, with translation MQFLKEAVITVCNGGVLIYPTETVYGIGGDAHREEVIARVQKIKGRDAQKPMLVLTDVWERALPWIAEQTPIHQALMDTDLPLTILFKPTNRVPDRLRALSALIGIRKTTHPFCQKLIRNTDSLLLSTSANPSGSPATHNLSQLASDFLAQVDLTVDFGILPAQLPSSVVMVEGGKIRLIREGAIGIAILHRLLGVE, from the coding sequence ATGCAATTTCTGAAGGAAGCTGTAATAACTGTGTGTAATGGTGGTGTGCTCATTTACCCCACCGAAACTGTTTATGGCATAGGCGGGGATGCACATCGGGAAGAGGTGATTGCACGTGTGCAAAAAATAAAAGGAAGGGATGCCCAAAAACCCATGTTGGTTCTTACAGATGTGTGGGAACGAGCATTGCCTTGGATCGCAGAGCAGACGCCTATTCATCAAGCCCTGATGGATACAGACCTCCCCCTAACCATTTTGTTTAAACCTACAAACCGAGTTCCCGATCGTCTGCGTGCGTTATCTGCTTTAATTGGTATTCGTAAAACAACGCATCCGTTTTGTCAAAAACTAATCAGGAATACAGATTCCTTATTGCTTTCAACGTCCGCAAACCCATCTGGAAGCCCAGCAACACACAACCTGAGTCAATTAGCAAGTGATTTCTTGGCGCAGGTTGACCTAACGGTGGATTTCGGGATATTACCCGCACAATTGCCTTCCTCGGTGGTGATGGTGGAAGGGGGTAAGATACGGTTGATACGAGAAGGTGCTATTGGCATAGCAATATTACACCGCCTTTTAGGTGTAGAATAA